The stretch of DNA TCTGATAGCCGCCGAGGGTGAGGGCGAAGAAGAAGATCCCCAGACCGAGGGCGAAGGCGGCGAAGCCGGCGCCTCGCAGGAGGGTCAGAGTGCGCTGGGATCCGGATTCCTGGTGGGCCATGATGGGAGTCCTCGGGTTGACGGAAAGATCCTCGAAACAAGACTTGAGGCGACGATCAGGAAGCGCCCACTAGGAAGCGCGACGGAGCCGCAGGAAGCCCGCCAGGCCGCGCTTGCGCCGGAGCTTGACCGGCCGGTCGGGATGGCGCCGGTTGTAGAGCTCCACCAGCCGGTTCTCGTATTGGCGATAGATCTCGGGATCGAAATTGGCGGCGCCCAGGTTCTCCAGCACCGCCGGCAGCGGGCGCTCTTCCTCGATCCATTGCTCGCACAGGGCGTGGCGGTAGCGAATGCCCATGAGGTTGAAGCCCTGCACCGCCTGATCCTCCCGGCGATAGTTGATCCGCAGGGC from Acidobacteriota bacterium encodes:
- a CDS encoding NAD(P)/FAD-dependent oxidoreductase gives rise to the protein WFNSAKFFDLEWQVYGTVPSELPEDQETLYWEHEDGERALRINYRREDQAVQGFNLMGIRYRHALCEQWIEEERPLPAVLENLGAANFDPEIYRQYENRLVELYNRRHPDRPVKLRRKRGLAGFLRLRRAS